The genomic interval GCTGGCGTCCGCCCGAGCCAGCCAGTGCACACAGCGACCGAGATCCTAGGGCAAACCCGGACTCcccagggcagggcctggggacCGGGCCTGACGCTCGGCTCTCCGGGTCTCGCCGGATCGCGCCAAAGGCACCGCTCTTCTCAGTCCTCGGGGCTGCAGCCTCCACGCCCGCTCCTAGTCGGAGGTCGAGTCCTCGCCGTGGCGGGCAGGGCGCGGCGGCGCGGCGGGACGCTGAGTATGTGTGCGCTGCGCGGCCTATATTTACACCCCAAACAAAATAATTACACTTTTGTCGGAGGGAGAAAGCCAGTGATTAGGCGCGGGTTCTTTGCAGCAAAACAGTTTCTCAGTGGTACACCAGTATAATTTTTCACGGCTGGCTGAAATCAAAGAGGGGAGGTAATGAATCCGGCGAGCAATTTAAATTTACAATTTGTaacgccgccgccgctgccgcacAGACCCGGCCGAGAGCGCAGCTCAGAGGCGCTCGCTGCGTTTGTTTAATGTTAAAGCCGCGCGGGCTCTTGgggggcctggggggaggggttgtGGAGTACGTGTGTTGGGGGGAGGCGGTAATGATCGAAGTCGGTAGAAGACCTGCTGAACCGCCCAAGATACAATGGGGAGAAGAAGACGAGGGACGCGCCTTCCAGATCCCCCCTCCAAGTGCGCGCGTTCCCCAAGAAAGCAGGCCATTCAGGGGGTGCCTTCAGAAAGGCGAGGAGAAATATTCTGGCCGCCGCCAAAAAAAGCCTACGTTTCGGCTTGGCTTTGGCATCTcctggtggtggggtggggggagtttcTGGTGAGGAGTAGAGAGACGCCACTGAAACGTTCTCTTCAACTTGCGGGAAGGTCAGCTCCAAACGCCCGCAAGAATCCCCCTTCTGGCCGCTGCCCAGTGCCCCGGGTGGAGAGCTCAAGAAAGGCGCCCCCCAAACCCCAGCTCAACGTGCCTGGAAACTCCCACTCGGGCGGGTGTGTGCCTCCTCGCCGGTAATTAATTACCGAACTCAAGAGGGAATATGCAAACCGCATATTACTAACTCTACAGGGCTTAAGTGATTGGAAACAGATTATTATCTTGTTTGTCTTTTGTCTGTTTTACTTATCCCGCCGCCGTCTGTCGAGTTGTAATGTTGATACTCTTTACTCTAGGAGGAAGATTTTGATATAGTAAATTCCATCAACATCTTGTATAAGTGACATTGCGTCTCTATGCATTACCCTGTTAAGACATAAGCGGTTTATTAGTTACATATAGGAGGGGATTTCGCTGCCTGGTCGCCATCTGTTAGCACTGTTAGGTTGGGATAATTCGTCTAATAGTTGGTCTGCTGGCGGTTTTTGGATGCTGTGCGCCCTAGAAGGTGGAGGGCTGCAGAAAACCAAGCAAGCTCCGCTGCAGCTGGGCTGGGACAATGGGGCTTCTGGGTTGGGGCTGTGCTGTGCTGAGGCCCCAGGGTGGTCCAGGGGGGTCTGTGACCCGGACAGGATGAGTAAATTCAGCTACAGGCGGCAGAAGGCCAGACTAGAGCTTCTGGAAGAGGAACCCTCACCTCCTGCAATGGGAGGAACCCTCACCTCCTGCAATGGGACATTCAGCCCCGGATGACTCATCACATCTAGGCTCCTGGGGAACCCAGAGCCGCTCTTTGAGACTGCCCCCTAGTTCTGCTACCTCCCTAGCTTGACATCAGTTACTGGGACCTGGCTGTGCACCGGCATTTAAGTACACGCAGGAAGCAAGGGCAGGCGGGTATCTGGGATGGAGCAGCACATAGGCACTGAGCAGCCGGCAGGCTGGACAAAGCCTGCACTGGGAAGACGCAGCAGCAGATGGGTCCTTCAGATACTCAGTGGAGGGCGAGGCGAAGGTGAGCTCAGTGGGCCTAGCCCAGGGCCATCAGATGGGGGCTTCTAATGACTTTATGTGTGTCTTCCCTCCACAACCCAAAATCTGTACAGAGCACGATGAGAATCATTCATTACAGCGATGAGTCGGATGTTGGATTTGGATGCCcagtggagaggcagagggagggaattaaagacagaaaaagaaattgagaaagaaagtGATGGAGaaatagagggaaaggggaacagAAAGAGAACAGAGGCTGAACATAAGCAGAAAGGGAAACAGATGTGAGAGagctggggagagagaggaaaacccCAGTGAGACAAAGACTGAGTGGAGAGGGCAATTTGCCCCCACTGTgagcctcttccctctcctccccttcttgtttctctcaaGGACCCTCCATgccccaggaggcagggccaggcacTGTCAGAAACTGAGGTTTCATTTGGGGCCCCTAGAACTCGACCAGTTGGGCCTGGGTGACCAGGCGTGATCCATCCTGCTCATTTCTGGCCAAGCCTGGCTGTGAGCAGCCACAGCGCTATGCTGTGTAGACACCTGTCCCTCGGCAAGCTGGAGAATGGAAGCCGCGCACCGTCAGGCAGAAGCTGCCCGATTTGGGGACTCCTTTTTAGAGGCCCAGCTTGTGGGTCAGTGTCCCACCCAGTGGCCAGCATCTGTCAATCCCCTATCCCCAGCCAGATTATCTCCCCCAGAGCCTGGGGGAGAGCACTCATCCTGGACAGGAACAGGGAAAGAAGTGTGTCTGTGCTTCCACCAACTGTCCCAACCAGGCACCCAATCCTGCCCCCCCCCTTTAAATCCACAAAGGTAATGCGCTGTTAGGAGCACACATACAAATAtagccctcaaaaaaaaaaaaaaaaaaaaaacctacaggaATCTCATAAACAAAAATGCTGTTATATGTGCAAGTACCCACGTCTGGCACACATAGAGACCGGCACACAACACAGATCCACAAAATTCTGCTCTTCCAAACACATCCAGCCTGACTCGGTCACATCCACAATACAAACATTCTCAGATTTTCAGAGCTCCTTTTCCACATTGGTGTTAGCAGACAAGTACACAAATAatcacacacaaatgcacacgcAAACACCCAGCATTCACGTGGTCACAAGTAAGCATAGACACATATACACGGGCCAACAATAAACGAGAGTACACAGATACACAAACATGAGCAGAACCAGACATAAATACAAatacacgcgcgcgcacacacacaccaacctATACTCACATAATTGATTACTAACTATAAACAGAGgcaaaaaaaatgcaattctcgAATATACACTAACAAACTCGGTAACTGCACGCGGACACACGTGCACAGCCAAGTCTTGGCGCACACGCTCTCTGGCCCCAGCCGTTGGGCCCAGGGCCTACCTTCCCTGGCAAAAGGCTTTGGGAGAGCAGAATGGAAAACCCCCGCCAGCCTTCCGGGCCTCCCTAAACCGGAGCCCCCAGTCGCCAGGTTGGCCCCTTGGAAAAGAAGGCCtgaccctctcccttcttcccccgaGACCCACACCCTTCTCCACACACACCTGAGGGCACCCTCCCACACTCCCCCCAACCCTCGGCGCCCCGCGGGGCCGTTCTTCCAGCGCCTTATGAGAGCTGGAACTTGCACACCCATCTCACACGCCCTGCGTGTGCAAGCAGCGTCCACCCAATCGCTGGcgttcccccccgccccccgccttgGCGGAGCGGTGCCGCGACCGGCTGACCCGGGATCTCGAGGGTGCAGCGAGGCAAGGAGAGACGTGGTGAACGCCGCCTCTGAGCTGGCTCCGGGAAGACCCGTTGGTCCTGGACTTTCTCCTCCCCACATCTCTTCCCGAGCCCCGTGGGCGGCGCGCTCAGGCCTGAAATTCCGGGATACCGGACTAAGCCAAATAACACACCTCCCCCCAACCTGAACCTGGGCCTATTTGGGAGGAAATACGCAAGCCTAACAGCCTCCGTTCATattccctcccctgccccgcccccgaaAGGCTGCCTGGGTCCCAGCCCTAGCCCCGTGTATGACAAAAGAAACCGGGCCGGCGCTGAGAGCTCCTTGAACTGCGCTGTCGCAGCTCCAAGGCGCAGACCCTAGGGACGCGCAGAGGAGAAGGATTCCAATCAGCACAGGCTGGGCTAGGAAAGAGAAGGCGGATTTAGAGCGCGCTTTGGCCCTCTGGCAACTTCTGTAAGTTCCGGGGATGGCGAAGTGGCTAGGCATCCCTCCCCCGGACACACCTAGGCCCAGGAATCCTGGCCCCCAAATATTTGTgaggagagagaatggaaaaGAGAAGCGGTTTTCAGATGGCgcggcccccagcccccagcccccaactAGAAGGTAAATACTTACTTCGCCTCCGAACCAGGTACAAGCTAATACTCAACAATACTGATGCCTTGTTTTTTTTGCTCTGTCCGGACCGCAACGTTGTAGCCAATTTAGATATGCTATAAATTTAAGAGGTTGCCATGGCCACCGCGCACCCATTGGCCGGCGGGCCCCCTACGTGCCGCGCCACGTCACCAAATCTGAATAAGGATGCGCGAATTAGGCGGCGGCCAGACAAAGATGAGGATCGGGACCGCTTGAAAGTGGGGGAAAGTGCTGGCGCCTCCGCCACCGGGGAAAGCGGCTCCGCAGCGCCAAGGCCAGCAGCCACCCAAGACACCTGGGGGAGCTCGTAACAAGCGCTGGGGCGCGCGGCCTGGGGCATGAAGCTGTGAGCGCCACCACTCCCCACTCCACCCCGGGCGGCCCAGCGCCAGGCCAGCGATCACCCAAGGACTTGACCCGCTGAGTCTTGGTCCGGCCCGGACTCGCCCGGCGGCGGCCAAAAGCAGAGGCGGAGCGCAGCGGCGGGGCCCGAGGGGCCCGAGGGCCGGGGGCCCAAAGGGAGGGCAAGGCGGCGCGAGCCGCCAGGGCGCGGGGCTATGATGGTGCACTGTGCCGGTTGCGAGCGGCCCATTCTCGACCGCTTTCTGCTGAACGTGCTGGACCGCGCGTGGCACATCAAATGCGTTCAGTGCTGCGAGTGCAAGACCAACCTCTCGGAGAAGTGCTTCTCGCGCGAGGGCAAGCTCTATTGCAAAAATGACTTCTTCAGGTAAGAGGCCGCGTAGCCTGCGCGCCCAACCTGCGCGCGCCCTGTTGGGGAGCCGGGGAAGGGGAAACTAAGAAACCCATCCAAGCCtcccgggctcaccagcttgaaagggAAGCGGGGCAGCCTACTGCTCTCTCCCTGCCCTTACTCAAGGAAAGGGCCCGAGCCCGTGCGGAGCCAAAAGGAAGCTGCTTCGCGGCCTCACGGTTGCTCCTCCAGGCCGGCTTGGAGCGGAGGTGCGGCGGGGGCGGAAGCAAACTTGCTTCCCACTCGTCTGTGCCCCTTTCCGGCCGCTGCGGTCCCAAGGTGGAAAGCTTCGAGCTCAGTTCTGAGAGAGGAAGGATTTGGGGGAAGTTAGGGGTGGCTGGAGGCTTCTCCCACCGGGCAGAGTCCATTTGCCTAGGGGCTTCCCCCCATGGACAGCCACAAACTTCCCAGCTCCAGAGGGGGCACAGCCAGAAAGGTTTCCTCTGATGTTGGGGGGAGGAAACCTTTACCTCCTCATCCCCTTATCCCAACTCCTTAAATATTCTCTCCCATGTTGAAAAGTGCCAAGGAAATTCAAGCTGAGATTCAGGAGCTCAAAGGGGTGTGGGTGAGGGGTCCTTCCTGTGTCACCTCCCCTTGCTGCCCACAGAGGCCCTCAGGCCAGGGATAatcacttctctgggcctcagtttccccagctgagAAATGCCGAGGCGGTGGCCCGGAAGGCTGTGGGGTTTTCGACAGCTCAGTCCTGCGGGCTTCCACCCGGCGCCGGGAGCCGGCTTTGTGAGTGCGAATTCCGGCGCCCAGGGAAAGGGGTGTGATTCACACCGAGGAGCAAGGCTGCTCGCCTGCCCCAGCTGCTTGGCGCTGGAGAACTTGAATAGAAGAAAATGTCAGCCTCCCCTTTACACGTGTAAACTCCCTGGCCCAGGAAACCGAGGCACCTAATGTGGTGATGCTTGCAAAGTGCCTAATGATTTTTGATAAGGTACATATGGCCAATTACGCTGCCGGATAAGGCCAAAAGTGACTTATGGCTTCTAATGCCCTCACTaaatcaatgtcacccaaattCGCCCTGTTTAGAGACCTGGGTGAAAGTAGATGTGGGGCCCCAAAGTCCCGGGccctctccatcccctctctGCACTTCACCCCTGTTAGTGCTCATCTGAACCTCCCATTTCCAGAGGAGGCTGCCCTTCTTCCAGCGctcagggaaaaaagaaaaggatttagaCCAGGAATGTGGGAAAGGGGGGATCTGAGCATGCTGGCCATGCAAGTATACGATTGCCTTCTGGTCACATTTTCCCCGCTGCCTGCCAGGGTCAGGATTTGTGGGTGAGGGGGCTGGACACCTGGTCCCTGCTCCTCAGAGTCCACTGCTTGGAGGCCCTGCTGTCCACAGTCTCCTGActagtgtgtcctctggtgtatccCCCAGTGGGGACTGGAGAGCCTCCGGCGCTGGAGGTGCTGGGAATCAGCAGAAGGAGCCTCCTTTCAGCTCAGGTCCAGGTCAGGAGAGGGGCTCCCCGCCCCATTGCTAGACCCCGCCAGCTAGGCTGCTTGGCCCCTCCTGGACCCCAGCAGACTGGAAAGGATCTAGGAGTCAAAGCCGAGAAGTGGTCCAAATCCTGCCTCCCTGGCTTAAGTGCCTTTGTGACCTGGAAAAGCGAGTTTGCCTTTGAGCACCCCAGATGGATGCTGTGCCCATTGCTCTAAGTCTGGGGGAGTCCAAATAAGCCTGAATGTGGCGTGACAGCCCCGGTCCCAGGAGCAGTCTGGGACTTTGTCTCATCTCTTGTGCTCCAGCTAGGGAGCACAGCATTGGGGTCTCATTGGGTGGATATGGAAATGGAGATTTCTTGAAAGCTAGGGAGGGCGGGAAAAGGTCAGGGGCTTGAGAAGATGGGACATCAGACTGCCCCAGCTGACAGGCTGTGCTGTGTCTGCAGGCGCTTTGGCACTAAATGTGCAGGGTGTGCACAAGGCATCTCGCCCAGTGACCTGGTGCGCAAGGCCCGCAGTAAAGTCTTCCACCTCAACTGCTTCACCTGCATGGTGTGCAACAAGCAGCTGTCCACGGGCGAGGAGCTCTACGTCATCGACGAGAACAAGTTCGTGTGCAAGGATGACTACCTGAGCTCATCCAGCCTCAAGGAGGGCAGCCTCAACTCAGGTAGGGGGCTTCCGCTCCTCTCTCCTCGGCCCAGCCTGGCGCTCTCTACTTTGGCCCCTGCGTGCTGTGGCCGCTCAGAGCTCTCCGCTCTCAATCACCCACCAGGCAGTGCTAGGGGAAGGCAGGGGCCAGGCGCTGGGGGAAGAGACACCGCGTTGGGAGCCAGTCTACAGGCTGTCGGAACACCCGCTCCAATTCAGGAGCCTTTTCCACGTTGCCACCTTCCCCAACCTGGAACTGCGCGCTTCTCCTTTCCGCCTCTGTTGAGCTCCTGGTCATTTCTACGTGCCCCGGGAAGACGCTAGTTGGAagatgggaagggggaggaagaccCGAGGCCCGAGGGCATCTGTAGCCTCCTCTCGTCCCCTCTCCGAGAAGGCCGGGCTCTCTAGAGGGCGTGCCTCCCCCTCGCCCAGGCACTAGGTGGAAAGTGCTGCAAAAGGGTCTCTTTAAAGACCCAGCCCCCCCTTGGAGGGAGTGGGCGGGCATCGGGcctctggggggaggggctgccgCTGCGTTTGGGAGGGAACCAGCATGGCTGGTGGTGGTCTGGGCCGGCTAGAACCGGCTACCCGATTGGAGAGGCCTCAAGCCACCTCTCAAGTCGCTGTCCCCTTCCCACTCCGCCCGCCCGCAGTGTCATCCTGTACGGACCGCAGTTTGTCCCCGGACCTCCAGGACCCGCTCCAGGACGACCCCAAGGAGACGGACAACTCGACTTCGTCGGACAAGGAGACAGCCAACAATGAGAATGAGGAGCAGAACTCGGGCACGAAGCGGCGCGGCCCGCGCACCACCATCAAAGCCAAGCAGCTGGAGACGCTCAAGGCGGCCTTCGCAGCCACGCCCAAACCCACGCGCCACATCCGCGAGCAGCTGGCACAGGAGACCGGCCTCAACATGCGTGTCATACAGGTGCGGCCCTGGCCGggtcaccccctctccctcctaccCAGCCTCGTAGCGTCCTGGAGCTGGGAGGCTCGGAGGAGGCTCGCACCCAGCTTCGTGCAGAATTCGGGTTTAAGGGCAGACGGTGCGGTCCAGGTCCGGACCAGCTGGTCACACTCGATGCCAAAGTCActagtcacttcacctctctgaatcCCGCCCCTGCTCATTCTAGGAGGGTTTTAAAACTCTCTGGGGGCaggcccctcccttcctctcatgaaCCGGTCAGAGAAGGAGGCGATGCTGCCAATGTttgggcaggcagacagacaaacgGCCGGAGTCCGGCTGGGAAGCCAGGGGCCCAGACCAGAGCCAGGCCAGGCGGGAGACCTTTATAAAGCCGTCATGCCGCGGGGCGGGCCGAGGACCAGGAAGCGCAAGTCTTTATGAGTCGCCCCAAGGGTCCGCGAAATCCTTCACCCTTGACTGGTTCACCGaggcccctctccacccctccggcCTAatccgctccccccccccccccccccccgggctagGGCAGTCTTGGTGAGAAGAAGGCGCTAGGACCCAGAGGGGGCGGCCCCGCGCAGGAAGAGGATCCCCCTCCCAACCGAGAGCTCAGCCCCCTTCTCTGTCCCAGGTGTGGTTCCAGAACCGAAGGTCCAAAGAACGCAGGATGAAACAGCTGAGCGCACTGGGCGC from Saccopteryx leptura isolate mSacLep1 chromosome 2, mSacLep1_pri_phased_curated, whole genome shotgun sequence carries:
- the LHX5 gene encoding LIM/homeobox protein Lhx5; its protein translation is MMVHCAGCERPILDRFLLNVLDRAWHIKCVQCCECKTNLSEKCFSREGKLYCKNDFFRRFGTKCAGCAQGISPSDLVRKARSKVFHLNCFTCMVCNKQLSTGEELYVIDENKFVCKDDYLSSSSLKEGSLNSVSSCTDRSLSPDLQDPLQDDPKETDNSTSSDKETANNENEEQNSGTKRRGPRTTIKAKQLETLKAAFAATPKPTRHIREQLAQETGLNMRVIQVWFQNRRSKERRMKQLSALGARRHAFFRSPRRMRPLGGRLDESEMLGSTPYTYYGDYQGDYYAPGGNYDFFAHGPPSQAQSPADSSFLAASGPGSTPLGGLEPPLAGPHAADNPRFTDMISHPDTPSPEPGLPGALHPLPGEVFSGGPSPPFPMSGASGYSGPLSHPNPELNEAAVW